In Longimicrobium sp., the DNA window CGCCCTGGATCTGCCCCTCGACCAGCACGGGGTTGATCAGCTTGCCGCAATCGTGCACGACCACGTAGCGGAGGAACTTCGCCATCGCCGTCTCCGCGTCGACCTCGACGACGACCGCGTGCACGCCGCTCGCCGTCGATCCGCGATCGGGGCCGAAGTAGGCGGTGCACTCCAGCCCCGGTTCCGTCCCCGGTGTCACCCCGCCGCGCAGGGGATTCGCCCGCAGCGCCAGCTCGCCGTAGCGGATGGAGCGCTCGGGCTCGTCGCGCACGCGCGCGTGGCCGTCCGCCAGCTCCACCTCGCCCTCGGGGATGTTCAGAAGGCGCGCGGCGACGGCGATCACCTTCTCGCGCACCTTGGTGGCCGCGGCATGGCAGGCGCTGCCGGCGACGACGGCGCCGCGGGAGGCGAAGGTGCCCGTCCCCCAGTTGAACTCGCGCGTGTCGCCGGTGACGACGAGGACGTCGGCCACGTCCACGTCCAGCGCCTCGGCCACGATCTGCGCGAACGCGGTGTAGTGCCCCTGCCCCTGCGTCCCCAAGCCCGTGGCGACGCGGACGCGGCCGTTCGGCTCGATGGTGACGCGGGCGCCCTCGTACGGCCCGATCCCCGTCCCCTCCACGTAGCTGACCACGCCGATCCCCACACGCCGCCCCTCCTTGGCCGCGCGGCGCTTCTCCGCGGCCCAGCCGTCCCAGCCGATCATCTCCAGCGCCGTCTCGAGCGCGGGGCGGTAGTTGCCGCTGTCGTAGACGAGGGGCTGGAAGTCCTGGAAGAGGATCTTGTGGTCGTGCGGGAAGTCGTCCTGCACGATGTAGTTGCGGCGGCGGATCTCCGCGGCGTCGAGCCCCAGCTCGCGCGCGGCCAGGTCGAGCAGGCGCTCCATCACGAACACGCCGTGCTGCCGCCCCGCGCCGCGCACCGGCGTCACCGTGATGCGGTTGGTGAAGACGGCCCTGAACTCGGCGTCGTAGCTCGGCACGTCGTACGGGCCCAGCAGCGTGCATTGGCTGTTGATGGGGACGGTCAGCCCGTACGGATCGTACGCGCCGCAGTCGTGCAGGAAGGCGTCGCGCACGCCCAGGATGCGGCCGTCGGCGTCCACCGCCATCTCGGCGTCGTGCACCTGCGACCGCTCCTGCGTGGTGGCGTAGAAGTTCTCCTGCCGGTCCTCCGTCCACTTCACCGGCCGCCTGAGCTGCATCGCCGCCCAGGGGACGAGGACTTCCTCGGGGTAGAACATCATGATCTTGGGCCCGAAGCCGCCGCCCACGAACGGCGCCACCACGCGCACCTGGCTCTGCATCAGCCCCAGCATCCCCGCCAGCCCGTTGCGGATGGGGATGGGCGCCTGGGTGGTGTCCCACACCGTCAGCTCCTGCGCCTGCTCGTCCCACCGCGCGGCCACGGCGCGGTTCTCGATGGCCGCGCTGGCGCCGCGGTCGTAGTGGAAGCGCCGGGAGACGACGACCGCGGCCTTCGCCTTCGCCTCGTCGTAGTCGCCGTGCCGCTGGCGGACGTGGGCGGCCAGGTTCGTCCCCAGCTGGGGATGGAGGATCGGCGCGTCCGGCTCCAGCGCGCGCTCGAGGTCGACGACCACGTCCAGCGGCTCGGCGTCGACGAAGATGTCCGCCAGCGCGTCCTCGGCGATGTAACGGCTCTCGGCGACGACCATCGCGATGGGCTCGCCGGCGTGGCGGAGGCGGTCCTTCGCCAGGGGGACCTGCGTGGCCTGGTTGAAGACGATTCCCTCGATGGGCGGCGGGGGGACGAGGAGCGGCCCCGGCTGCCAGTAGTCGCCCAGGTCCTCGGCGGTGTAGACGGCGATGACGCCCGGCCGCTCACGCGCGGCGGAGACGTCGACGGAGTTGAGCACGGCGTGCGCGTAGTCGCTGCGCAGGAAGGCCACGTGCAGCATCCCCTCCAGGTGCACGTCGTCCACGAACAGCGCCTGCCCGGTCAGCAGCCGTGCGTCTTCGTTGCGCGGCACCCATTCGCCCACGTAGCGGCGGCTCATCGCGCCACCTCCGGGGCTCGCCAGGCGAATGAATTCGCGGCAACAAGGGCACAAAGTCCCTTCGGGACTACCGTCGCAGCATCGGCGCCCCATCCCAGGCCCCGCCCCGCGATGACGTCATCCTGAGGCCGGCCAGACCGCAATCCCCGTCCGCACCGAAGGTTGCAGGCCGAAGGATCTATAGCCCGCCTTGCACGACGGCCGTGGTAGCGCGCCGAAACCCGCATCGCGATCGCCGTCACGATGCCTCCACGGGGTGGGGATCGGGCTCGATGGAGAGGAGGTCTCCGCTCGAATCCCTGCGCATGCGCTCGGCGGCGAGCAGGACGGCGTCGACGATCTTCGCGTAGCCGGTGCAGCGGCAGAGATTGCCCGAGATGGCCAGGCGGACGTCGTCCTCGGTGGGATCGGGGTTCTCGGCGAGGAAGGGAACCAACGTCATCAGGAAGCCGGGCGTGCAGAAGCCGCACTGCAGCCCGTGCGCGTCGCGGAAGGCGGCCTGCAGGGGATGCAGCGCGTCGCCGTCCGCCAGCCCCTCGACGGTGCGCAGCTCGCACCCGTCCGCCTGCGCCGCGAACACCAGGCAGCTACGAACCGGCGCGCCATCCATCAGCACCGTGCACGCGCCGCAGACGCCATGTTCGCACCCCACGTGCGTGCCGGTGAGCCCCAGCTCGTGGCGGATGAAGTCGCTCAGCAGCAGCCGCGGCTCCACCTCCCGGCGCTGTTCGGTCCCGTTGACGTGTAGGGTGATCTCGACGGATGACGGCATCCGTTTGCGGGGATGGGTGGGACGGGACGGCCCCGCGCCGCGGCCCGGAGATGGGCGTGCGCCACGGCGTGCGGGGCGAAGGATTCGGCCAGATTAGCGCGGGAACGGGCGAGCGGCAAGCGGCGGGAGACGAGGCAGATCCCGCAGTCACCCCGCGAGGCCGCGGGGTGGGCGGATCAGGCGGGTGACCGCGGGTGCTCCCGTGCTTCGGCGGTGCGGCTGCGCCCCAGGATGAAGGCCGAGACGAGCGCCCCCACGTCGAGGCCGAAGATCACGGTTCCTTCCACCCCGTGCCCGGCGCCGACGAGGAAGGTCGCGCAGCCGAACCCCACCAGCGAGATCACCAGCGCGCACACCACGCCCATGCGCTCGCTCAGGATCGACGCCTCGAGCGCCTTCCGGTCCAGCAGCTGCGCCCGGCGCTCCAGCGTCCGGCGATGCGCCGACTGCTGCTTGAACTCGCTCAGGATGATGTCGGGCGCGCCGGGATGCGCACGGCCGTAGCGCGCGAGCTCTTCCGCGTCGGGGATGGGGCCTTTGCGCAGCTCGAACTCCGTGACGTGCGTGATCACGTGAGATGCAGAAGGGCGCGATTCCAGCTCGCGCCCCTCCAGGATCTCCTGCTCGCCTGCAACCGTAAGCTCGCCGTCTCCGCGTCTTTTCCTGCCGTCACCCATGCGTGCGGGCCGCGTCCCGCTGCCTTACACGGGTGAACGCGGCGCCGAGATCGCTCCACACCGCCGCCCAGTCGGCCGCGACCGCCGCCGCATCGGAGGGAAGGGGGGTGCGGCGGCGCGCATAGGTGGGAACGGTGGCGCCGCGCAGGTCGAGGGCCCGTCCCAGGCCCCGCAGAAAGCTCCTTGCGCCTGTGAATGCGTTCGTCTGCTGCATCGTGTGTGCTCCTGGTGCGCAGATGAATACGACGCGTTCGGGAGGCGGGAATCTAAATGATAGACGGAGGAGATGTCAACAATGTCGAACAGTATTCGCCGACCTGCCACGCCCATCCGCCCTCAGACGCTGTCGCGCGGCAATCCCGCGCGAGGCGGGCGCCTTTCTCGCATTGCCCATGGACCGCTAACTTTTTCGCAGCGCTCGGCAGTCTGGCCGCACTGATCGCCCTGTGCGGATCGCGGAGGGAATGGAACCGCGTCCGCGGGCGACACGTAAACGCACCTGCAGCCGATTCGGCGAGCGACGGGCACGATCCGCCGCCGGCCGTTCCCTACATCTCACTCACGCACCGCTAGTTGTCCGGCATCCTCGCCCTCCTCCTCGGCCGCCGCCTGTGCGACCGCTACCGCGTCGACTCCGTGATCGCAACGGGCGGCATGGGCGCGGTGTGCGGGGCGTTCGACCTGAACCTGGAGCGGCGCGTCGCCGTCAAGGTGATGACCGCCGTCGCGCCGGACGAGGACGAGGCGGGGCGGCTGAAGATGCGCTTCCACCGCGAGGCCACCGCCGCGGCTCGGCTGCGCCATCCCAACGTGGTCACGGTGCACGACTTCGGCACCGACCGCGACCTGGGGATCGATTTCCTGGTGATGGAGCTCCTCGCCGGCGAGGACCTGGCCGCGCGGATGCGCCGCGCCGGCGGGCCGCTCCCCGTGGAGGAGGCGGTGGAGATCCTGCGCGAGGGCGGGATGGGCCTGGCCGCCGGGCACCGCGCGGGGATGGTGCACCGCGACGTGAAGCCGGCCAACATCTACCTCGTGGCCGAGCCGGGGGGGTGGGAGGTGAAGGTGCTGGACTTCGGCATCGCGCAGGTGCGGCAGGAGTCCGGCAGCGACCCGTACACGCCGCTGACCCGCTTCGGCTCACCGCACACGCCGCGCTACGCCAGCCCCGAGCAGCTGGCCGGCGGCCGCGCGCTCACGGCCGCGAGCGACATCTACTCCTTTGCCCTGACCGGGCTGGAGATGCTGGGCGGCGAGCATCCCGGGGGCCTGAACAGCACCGGCGACGACAAGCAGGCCGCGCGCATGATCAAGCGCCTGCTCGCGGCGCGCCCCGACGTGCCCATGCGCCTGGCCGCCGTGCTGCGCCGCGCGCTCCGGCTCGACCCGGCCACGCGCTTCCCCGACGCGGACGCCTTCCTCGACGCGCTGGAGCAGTGGGACAAGGCGCCCCCGCGCGACGCCGCCTCGGCCGCGGGATACGCCTCCATCATCCCCTCCGCGCCGCAGGCCGCGTGGGCTGCGCCGGCGGGATCATCGCCGGCGATGGCGGACGAGGACGCGACCGTCATCGCCCCGCCGCACGTGCCGGAGGGGACGGTGGCGGCGCCGGCGGGCCCCATCCCCCAGCCGATGCCGGTGCCCGCGGGCGCGCCGGCCCCGCCGCCCGCCGCGCCCGACGCCGCCGGCGACGCGGAGCCGAAGCCGCGGCGCCGCCTCCGCCTGCGGCCGGCGGGATGGCTGCTGCTGCTCCTGCTGGTGGCCGCGCTGGCCGCGGCCTACGCGCTGTGGCCTGCCGGGCCCGCCCGCGTCCGCCCCGACGACGGCCGAGCGCCGCAGCGTCCCGACATCGGCGCGCAGGTCTCCACCGGCCCCGCCGGCGGGCCGGCGATCGCGGCGGACGAGTGGGAGCGGGTGGCTGGGGACGGCGCGTACGGGAGCGGTGACGCGCTGTTCGTGGTGATCGTGGCCTCGTTCACCCCCGACCAGCTCTGGCGCGCCGGGCAGATCCGCGACGCGGCGATGGAGCGGGGATACGGCGTCGGCCTGGCCAACTCCGCCGTCTACCCCGAGCTGCGCGACGGCTACGTGGCGCTCGTCGCCGGCCCTTACGCGGACCGCGAGTCGGCCGCCGAGGCGCTGGTCGACATCCGCGGCAACCTGGCGGGCGACGCGTTCCTCAAGCGCGTCACCCTGCGCCGGCCCTGATCGTCCGTCGGACCGGAACGAAGCGCGGGGGACCGCCGAGTGGCGATCCCCCCGCGCTCCGTCATCCCGCCACGCCGCTCAGGGCGTGTAGGTCGAGTTCTGCGCCTGGGGCGTGCCCCGGCCGCCGGAGGTGCCGTACACGGCCGTGACGAGGGGAGTGTCCCAGTTGCTTCCGTCCATGTCGGAGTTGTCCAGGGCCGGTTCTTCAGCTCCCGGCTGATCCCGTCCTGCGCCGAGGTGCTGGGCTTGGAGTACTGCGTGCGGTCGATCGTCAGCGTGTCGGTGCCGTACACGCGGGCGATCTTCACCGCGTCCAGGCTGTTGGCCAGGCTCAAGGACTCCCCACGCGGAAAAAACGGTAGTTATCAAGCCGTTTTTCAGCGTCGCCAGCTGCTACGAAGACGAGACACCTCGTGCGTTTGGCGGATGGTCCGGAACTCGCTCGCGGTGGTGGCCGGTAGATCTGGTCGTCGCTGCCCCACTTCGCGCTCGCTGTCACGTGCCGCCGCGGTCGCGCGTTCAACCGCATCTCCATCGCCGTCTCCTCCATTCGCTGGAGCGTTCGTGACGAGAGTCGGATTGCGCCGCGCCGCGGCGGTCGTGCTGACGCTGTCGTGCTGCCTTCCTGGCGCGCCCGCGGCGGCTCAGTCGAGCGACGGGGTGATCCTGGCCGTAAACGCCGGGCTCGGCGCGCTGACCGCGGGCGGGCTGCGCGTGCTGCGCGGCGGGCACTTCCGCGCGGCGGCGGTGCGCGGCGCGGTGGGCGGGGCGCTCGTCTACGGCGGCAAGCGGCTGGCGGTGGAGCGCTGGGACGGCGCCGGCCTGGCCGGGCGCCAGGTGGCGGCGGTGGGCTCGTCCATCGTGTGGAACGCGGGGCTGGGGCGCGCGCCGCTGCACACACTGGCGCTCCCCGTCGGCCCCGTGCGGCTCTACGTGCGGACGACCGACGGTGGCGCGGTGCAGCCGAAGATCGACGCGTCGGCCGTCGTCGCCATGGTGCTGGTGATGACGGAGGAGGGGAGCCACCTGGACGTGGAGCGCTCGCTCTCCTCCGGCGCGCTCGTCTTCCGCCGCACGAACCCCCGCGAGCCCGAGGGATGGCTGGGCGGCGCCACCGCGGGGGTGATCAGCTATCTCCCCGTGGAGTCGGGGGGGACCGAGGGCGAGGGGCTGCACGAGGTGCTGGGGCACGAGCGCGTGCACATGATCCAGCACGACCAGGCCTTCCTCTTCTTCAGCCAGCCCGCCGAGGCCGCGCTGCTGGGCTCGCACCCGGTCGGTCGGTACCTGGACCTGGGGCTGAACGTGCTGGCGCTGGAAGCCGTGGACCGGCTGATCCCCTACAACTCGCGGCCGTGGGAGCGCGAGGCGCGCCTGCTCAGCCCGCGCACCACCGAGCCGCCGACGGGCGGATCGGTCGGCTTCGTCCTCGCCCCGCCGCCGCTTTCCTTCCAGCCGTGATGTCCGAGCACCCATCTCGTTGACGTGATGGCACTTCGGATGCATCCACGGGGGCGCGTTCGCCGGCGGCGCGCGTCCGCCGGAGGTGCTTCTCGCGGAGGTGGCAGCATGGAATCCAGGGTGAAGGTGCTGGGGCATCCGCTCCACCAGATGCTGATCGTGCTCTCGCTGGGCGAGTTGGTGGACCGCATGG includes these proteins:
- a CDS encoding xanthine dehydrogenase family protein molybdopterin-binding subunit; translation: MSRRYVGEWVPRNEDARLLTGQALFVDDVHLEGMLHVAFLRSDYAHAVLNSVDVSAARERPGVIAVYTAEDLGDYWQPGPLLVPPPPIEGIVFNQATQVPLAKDRLRHAGEPIAMVVAESRYIAEDALADIFVDAEPLDVVVDLERALEPDAPILHPQLGTNLAAHVRQRHGDYDEAKAKAAVVVSRRFHYDRGASAAIENRAVAARWDEQAQELTVWDTTQAPIPIRNGLAGMLGLMQSQVRVVAPFVGGGFGPKIMMFYPEEVLVPWAAMQLRRPVKWTEDRQENFYATTQERSQVHDAEMAVDADGRILGVRDAFLHDCGAYDPYGLTVPINSQCTLLGPYDVPSYDAEFRAVFTNRITVTPVRGAGRQHGVFVMERLLDLAARELGLDAAEIRRRNYIVQDDFPHDHKILFQDFQPLVYDSGNYRPALETALEMIGWDGWAAEKRRAAKEGRRVGIGVVSYVEGTGIGPYEGARVTIEPNGRVRVATGLGTQGQGHYTAFAQIVAEALDVDVADVLVVTGDTREFNWGTGTFASRGAVVAGSACHAAATKVREKVIAVAARLLNIPEGEVELADGHARVRDEPERSIRYGELALRANPLRGGVTPGTEPGLECTAYFGPDRGSTASGVHAVVVEVDAETAMAKFLRYVVVHDCGKLINPVLVEGQIQGGVAHGIGNCFFEKLVYDENGQLMNASFADYLLPTSLDVPRVGMAHRETPAPMNPLGLKGVGEAGCIPSGAAFAQALEDALDEWEIEVTEIPLSPNQLFEMLRTAPRRSARNATNIPATLEADA
- a CDS encoding (2Fe-2S)-binding protein, whose translation is MPSSVEITLHVNGTEQRREVEPRLLLSDFIRHELGLTGTHVGCEHGVCGACTVLMDGAPVRSCLVFAAQADGCELRTVEGLADGDALHPLQAAFRDAHGLQCGFCTPGFLMTLVPFLAENPDPTEDDVRLAISGNLCRCTGYAKIVDAVLLAAERMRRDSSGDLLSIEPDPHPVEAS
- a CDS encoding DUF2335 domain-containing protein, with translation MITHVTEFELRKGPIPDAEELARYGRAHPGAPDIILSEFKQQSAHRRTLERRAQLLDRKALEASILSERMGVVCALVISLVGFGCATFLVGAGHGVEGTVIFGLDVGALVSAFILGRSRTAEAREHPRSPA
- a CDS encoding serine/threonine-protein kinase; translation: MSGILALLLGRRLCDRYRVDSVIATGGMGAVCGAFDLNLERRVAVKVMTAVAPDEDEAGRLKMRFHREATAAARLRHPNVVTVHDFGTDRDLGIDFLVMELLAGEDLAARMRRAGGPLPVEEAVEILREGGMGLAAGHRAGMVHRDVKPANIYLVAEPGGWEVKVLDFGIAQVRQESGSDPYTPLTRFGSPHTPRYASPEQLAGGRALTAASDIYSFALTGLEMLGGEHPGGLNSTGDDKQAARMIKRLLAARPDVPMRLAAVLRRALRLDPATRFPDADAFLDALEQWDKAPPRDAASAAGYASIIPSAPQAAWAAPAGSSPAMADEDATVIAPPHVPEGTVAAPAGPIPQPMPVPAGAPAPPPAAPDAAGDAEPKPRRRLRLRPAGWLLLLLLVAALAAAYALWPAGPARVRPDDGRAPQRPDIGAQVSTGPAGGPAIAADEWERVAGDGAYGSGDALFVVIVASFTPDQLWRAGQIRDAAMERGYGVGLANSAVYPELRDGYVALVAGPYADRESAAEALVDIRGNLAGDAFLKRVTLRRP